The proteins below are encoded in one region of Mangifera indica cultivar Alphonso chromosome 7, CATAS_Mindica_2.1, whole genome shotgun sequence:
- the LOC123221036 gene encoding chalcone synthase 1-like yields MVSVDEVRKAQRAQGPATVMAIGTATPPNCVDQSTYPDYYFRITNSEHKTELKEKFKRMCEKSMIKKRYMYLTEEILKENPAVCEYMAPSLDARQDMVVVEVPKLGKEAAAKAIKEWGQPKSKITHLVFCTTSGVDMPGADYQLTKLLGLRPSVKRYMMYQQGCFAGGTVLRLAKDLAENNKGARVLVVCSEITAVTFRGPSDTHLDSLVGQALFGDGAAAVIVGSDPIPEVEKPMFELVSTAQTILPDSDGAIDGHLREVGLTFHLLKDVPGLISKNIEKSLAEAFQPLGISDWNSLFWIAHPGGPAILDQVEAKLGLKEEKLHPTRHVLSEYGNMSSACVLFILDEMRKKSKENGLKTTGEGLEWGVLFGFGPGLTVETVVLHSIAIA; encoded by the exons ATGGTGAGCGTTGATGAAGTTCGCAAGGCTCAACGTGCCCAAGGGCCGGCCACCGTCATGGCTATCGGAACGGCAACTCCTCCCAACTGTGTTGATCAAAGCACCTATCCTGACTATTACTTCCGGATCACCAACAGTGAGCACAAGACAGAGCTTAAAGAGAAATTCAAGCGCATGT GTGAAAAATCCATGATCAAGAAGCGATACATGTACTTGACTGAGGAGATTTTGAAAGAAAACCCAGCTGTTTGCGAATATATGGCACCTTCATTGGATGCTAGGCAAGATATGGTGGTGGTTGAGGTTCCAAAGCTGGGTAAAGAAGCGGCCGCCAAGGCTATTAAGGAATGGGGTCAGCCCAAATCCAAAATCACCCACTTGGTGTTTTGCACCACCAGTGGTGTTGACATGCCTGGTGCGGACTACCAACTCACCAAGCTCTTGGGCCTTCGTCCATCTGTTAAGCGTTACATGATGTACCAACAAGGTTGCTTTGCTGGTGGCACGGTTCTTCGCCTTGCAAAAGACTTGGCTGAGAACAACAAAGGTGCTCGTGTCCTTGTTGTGTGTTCAGAAATTACCGCTGTTACTTTTCGTGGTCCGAGTGACACCCACCTTGATAGTCTTGTGGGTCAAGCTTTGTTCGGCGATGGTGCAGCTGCTGTCATTGTTGGTTCTGACCCTATTCCCGAAGTTGAGAAACCCATGTTTGAATTAGTCTCTACGGCGCAAACAATTTTGCCTGATAGTGATGGGGCTATTGATGGTCACCTTCGCGAAGTCGGGCTTACATTTCACCTTTTGAAAGATGTTCCCGGACTTATTTCTAAGAACATTGAGAAGAGCTTGGCTGAAGCATTCCAACCTTTAGGAATTTCTGACTGGAACTCACTTTTCTGGATTGCACATCCCGGTGGCCCTGCAATTTTGGATCAAGTTGAAGCTAAATTAGGCCTCAAGGAAGAGAAGTTGCATCCCACAAGACACGTTCTTTCCGAGTATGGAAACATGTCAAGTGCATGTGTCTTGTTTATTTTAGATGAAATGAGgaagaaatcaaaagaaaatggatTAAAGACTACTGGAGAAGGTCTTGAGTGGGGAGTACTCTTCGGATTTGGACCTGGACTTACTGTTGAAACAGTTGTCCTCCACAGTATTGCTATtgcttaa
- the LOC123221038 gene encoding chalcone synthase 1-like, with protein sequence MVTVDQVFKAQRADGPATVMAIGTATPPNCVDQSTYPDYYFRITNSEHKTELKEKFKRMCEKSMIKKRYMYLTEEILKENPAVCEYMAPSLDARQDMVVVEVPKLGKEAAAKAIKEWGQPKSKITHLVFCTTSGVDMPGADYQLTKLLGLRPSVKRYMMYQQGCFAGGTVLRLAKDLAENNKGARVLVVCSEITAVTFRGPSDTHLDSLVGQALFGDGAAAVIVGSDPVPGVEKPMFELVSTAQTILPDSDGAIDGHLREVGLTFHLLKDVPGLISKNIEKSLVEAFKPLGISDWNSLFWIAHPGGPAILDQVEAKLGLKEEKLHATRHILSEYGNMSSACVLFILDEMRKKSIENGFKTTGEGLEWGVLFGFGPGLTVETVVLHSIATI encoded by the exons ATGGTGACCGTTGACCAAGTTTTCAAGGCTCAACGTGCCGACGGTCCTGCCACCGTCATGGCGATTGGAACAGCAACTCCTCCTAACTGTGTTGATCAGAGCACCTATCCTGACTATTACTTCCGTATCACCAACAGTGAGCACAAGACTGAGCTTAAGGAGAAATTCAAGCGCATGT GCGAAAAATCCATGATCAAGAAGCGATACATGTACTTGACagaagagattttgaaagaaaaCCCAGCTGTTTGCGAATATATGGCACCTTCATTGGATGCCAGGCAAGATATGGTGGTGGTTGAGGTCCCAAAGCTAGGTAAAGAAGCAGCTGCTAAGGCTATTAAGGAATGGGGTCAGCCCAAATCCAAAATCACCCACTTGGTGTTTTGCACCACCAGTGGTGTTGACATGCCTGGTGCTGACTACCAACTCACCAAGCTCTTGGGTCTTCGTCCATCTGTTAAGCGTTATATGATGTACCAACAAGGTTGCTTTGCTGGCGGCACGGTTCTACGCCTTGCAAAAGACTTGGCTGAGAACAACAAAGGTGCTCGTGTCCTTGTTGTGTGTTCAGAAATTACAGCTGTTACTTTCCGGGGTCCTAGTGACACCCACCTTGACAGTCTTGTGGGTCAAGCCTTGTTCGGCGATGGTGCAGCTGCTGTCATTGTTGGTTCTGACCCAGTGCCAGGAGTTGAGAAGCCCATGTTTGAATTAGTCTCTACAGCTCAAACTATTTTGCCTGATAGCGATGGGGCTATTGATGGGCATCTCCGTGAAGTTGGGCTTACATTTCACCTTTTAAAAGATGTTCCTGGACTTATTTCCAAGAACATTGAGAAGAGTTTGGTCGAAGCATTCAAACCCTTGGGTATCTCCGATTGGAACTCACTTTTTTGGATTGCACATCCAGGTGGCCCAGCAATTTTAGACCAAGTTGAAGCCAAATTAGGTCTTAAAGAAGAGAAGTTACATGCCACAAGACATATACTTTCTGAATACGGCAATATGTCAAGTGCATGtgtgttatttattttggatgaaatgAGAAAGAAATCAATCGAAAATGGTTTCAAGACCACAGGTGAGGGTCTTGAGTGGGGGGTTCTCTTCGGATTTGGCCCTGGACTTACTGTTGAGACAGTGGTTCTTCACAGTATTGCTACCATTTAA
- the LOC123221035 gene encoding chalcone synthase 1: MVTVDEVRKAQRAEGPATIMAIGTATPPNCVDQSTYPDYYFRITNSEHKTELKEKFKRMCEKSMIKKRYMYLTEEILKENPAICEYMAPSLDARQDMVVVEVPKLGKEAAAKAIKEWGQPKSKITHLVFCTTSGVDMPGADYQLTKLLGLRPSVKRYMMYQQGCFAGGTVLRLAKDLAENNKGARVLVVCSEITAVTFRGPSDTHLDSLVGQALFGDGAAALIVGSDPIPEVEKPMFELVSAAQTILPDSDGAIDGHLREVGLTFHLLKDVPGLISKNIEKSLVEAFQPLGISDWNSLFWIAHPGGPAILDQVEVKLGLKEEKLRATRHVLSEYGNMSSACVLFILDDMRKKSKENGLKTTGEGLEWGVLFGFGPGLSVETVVLHSVASA; this comes from the exons ATGGTGACCGTTGACGAAGTCCGCAAGGCTCAACGTGCCGAAGGCCCGGCCACCATCATGGCCATCGGCACCGCAACTCCTCCGAACTGTGTCGATCAAAGTACCTATCCTGACTACTACTTCCGTATTACAAACAGCGAGCACAAAACTGAACTCAAAGAGAAATTCAAGCGCATGT GTGAAAAATCAATGATCAAGAAGCGATACATGTACTTGACTGAGGAGATTTTGAAAGAAAACCCAGCTATTTGCGAATATATGGCACCTTCATTGGATGCTAGGCAAGATATGGTGGTGGTTGAGGTCCCTAAGCTGGGTAAAGAAGCAGCCGCCAAGGCTATTAAGGAATGGGGTCAGCCCAAATCCAAAATCACCCACTTGGTGTTTTGCACCACCAGTGGTGTTGACATGCCCGGTGCTGACTACCAACTCACCAAGCTCTTGGGCCTTCGTCCATCTGTTAAGCGTTACATGATGTACCAACAAGGTTGCTTTGCTGGTGGCACGGTTCTTCGCCTTGCAAAAGACTTGGCTGAGAACAACAAAGGTGCTCGTGTCCTTGTTGTGTGTTCAGAAATTACTGCTGTTACTTTCCGTGGTCCGAGTGACACCCACCTTGATAGTCTTGTGGGTCAAGCTTTGTTTGGCGATGGTGCAGCTGCTCTCATTGTTGGTTCTGACCCTATTCCCGAAGTTGAGAAACCCATGTTTGAATTAGTCTCTGCAGCCCAAACAATTTTGCCTGATAGTGATGGAGCTATTGATGGCCACCTTCGTGAGGTTGGGCTTACATTTCACCTTTTGAAAGATGTTCCTGGACTTATTTCCAAGAACATTGAGAAGAGCTTGGTTGAAGCATTCCAACCTTTGGGTATATCTGATTGGAACTCACTTTTCTGGATTGCACATCCCGGTGGCCCTGCAATTTTAGATCAAGTTGAAGTTAAATTAGGGCTCAAGGAAGAGAAGTTACGTGCCACAAGACATGTTCTTTCCGAGTATGGTAACATGTCAAGTGCATGTGTCTTGTTTATTTTAGATGACATGAggaaaaaatcaaaagaaaatggatTAAAGACCACTGGAGAAGGTCTTGAGTGGGGAGTGCTCTTCGGATTTGGACCTGGACTTAGTGTTGAAACAGTTGTCCTCCATAGTGTTGCTAGTGCTTAA
- the LOC123221042 gene encoding chalcone synthase J-like → MISMEEIRKAQRAQGTATILAIGTANPPHYFEQSKFPDTYFRMTHDDHMIELKKKMQRMCDKTMIRKRHMYVNEEFVEENPIIREHNAPSLDIRQDISAVLISQLGREAAEKAIKEWGQPKSKITHLICCTTMSAFLPGIDYRILKLLDLDLSVKRLMLYQQGCNGGGTVLRMAKDLVENNKGARVLIVVSEVTLIGLRGFSETDIDVLVSHSLFGDGAAALVVGADPMPGVEKPIFELISTSPTIVSDSPGAITGSIRESGLIIHIGKEVPGLIATHIEKKLIELFQPLGISDWNSIFWAVHPGGPAILDQIEATLGLTPEKLLATRHVLAEYGNMSSVTVLFALDELRKRSIENGLKTTGDGLEWGVLFGFGPGLTIESLVLHSCNA, encoded by the exons ATGATTTCGATGGAGGAAATTCGAAAGGCTCAACGTGCTCAAGGCACAGCCACAATCTTGGCCATTGGAACAGCAAATCCTCCACACTACTTTGAACAAAGCAAATTTCCTGATACCTATTTTCGCATGACCCATGACGACCACATGATcgaacttaaaaagaaaatgcaacGCATGT GTGATAAAACTATGATAAGAAAGCGACACATGTACGTCAATGAAGAGTTTGTAGAAGAAAACCCAATTATACGTGAACATAATGCACCTTCATTGGATATTAGACAAGATATATCTGCTGTATTAATATCACAATTAGGTAGAGAAGCTGCTGAGAAGGCCATTAAGGAATGGGGTCAACCAAAATCCAAAATCACTCACTTAATTTGTTGCACCACTATGTCTGCATTCTTGCCAGGGATTGACTATCGAATTCTCAAGCTCTTAGACCTTGACCTATCTGTCAAGCGATTGATGTTGTACCAACAAGGTTGTAATGGGGGTGGCACTGTATTACGAATGGCCAAAGACCTAGTTGAGAACAATAAAGGTGCACGTGTCTTGATTGTGGTTTCTGAGGTGACCTTGATTGGCTTGCGTGGCTTTAGTGAGACAGATATAGATGTACTTGTGAGCCATTCCTTATTTGGTGATGGGGCAGCTGCTCTTGTAGTTGGTGCAGATCCAATGCCCGGTGTTGAGAAGCCTATCTTTGAATTGATCTCTACATCCCCAACAATAGTGTCTGATAGCCCTGGGGCTATTACTGGAAGTATTCGTGAAAGCGGACTAATAATTCATATTGGAAAAGAAGTTCCAGGTCTTATTGCAACCCACATCGAGAAGAAGTTGATTGAGTTATTCCAACCATTAGGTATCTCTGATTGGAACTCAATATTTTGGGCTGTTCATCCTGGTGGGCCTGCAATTTTGGATCAAATTGAGGCCACACTAGGACTGACACCTGAAAAGTTGCTTGCAACAAGACATGTGCTTGCAGAATATGGTAATATGTCAAGTGTGACTGTATTGTTTGCTTTAGATGAGTTGAGGAAGAGATCAATTGAAAATGGGCTTAAGACCACAGGAGATGGGTTGGAATGGGGAGTACTTTTTGGATTTGGTCCTGGGCTTACTATTGAAAGTTTGGTTCTTCACAGTTGCAATGCATAG
- the LOC123221040 gene encoding chalcone synthase 1-like, translated as MISVEEIRKAQRAQGTATILAIGTANPPHYFEQSKFPDTYFRMTHDDHMIELKKKMQRMCDKTMIRKRHMYVNEEFVEENPIIREHNAPSLDIRQDISAVLISQLGKEAAEKAITEWGQPKSKITHLICCTTMSAFLPGIDYRILKLLDLDLSVKRLMLYQQGCNGGGTVLRMAKDLVENNKGARVLIVVSEVTLIGLRGFSETDIDVLVSHSLFGDGAAALVVGADPISGVEKPIFELISTSPTIVPDSPGAITGSIRESGLIIHIGKEVPGLVASHIEKKLVDLFQPLGISDWNSIFWAVHPGGPAILDQIEATLGLKHEKLLATRHVLAEYGNMSSVTVLFALDEIRKRSIENGLKTTGDGLEWGVLFGFGPGLTIESLVLHSCDV; from the exons ATGATTTCGGTGGAGGAAATTCGAAAGGCTCAACGTGCTCAAGGTACAGCCACAATCTTGGCAATTGGAACAGCAAATCCTCCACATTACTTTGAACAAAGCAAATTTCCCGATACTTATTTCCGCATGACCCATGATGACCACATGATcgaacttaaaaagaaaatgcaacGCATGT GTGATAAAACTATGATAAGAAAGCGACACATGTATGTCAATGAAGAGTTTGTAGAAGAAAACCCAATTATACGTGAACATAATGCGCCTTCATTGGATATTAGACAAGATATATCAGCTGTATTAATATCACAGTTAGGCAAAGAAGCTGCTGAGAAGGCCATTACAGAATGGGGTCAACCAAAGTCCAAAATCACTCACTTAATTTGTTGTACCACTATGTCTGCATTCTTGCCAGGGATTGATTACCGAATTCTCAAGCTCTTGGACCTTGATCTATCTGTTAAGCGATTGATGTTATATCAACAAGGTTGTAATGGGGGTGGCACTGTATTACGAATGGCCAAGGACCTAGTTGAGAACAATAAAGGTGCACGTGTCTTGATTGTGGTCTCCGAGGTAACCTTGATTGGCTTGCGTGGCTTTAGTGAAACTGACATAGATGTACTTGTGAGCCATTCCTTATTTGGTGATGGGGCAGCTGCTCTTGTAGTTGGTGCAGATCCAATCTCTGGTGTTGAGAAACCTATCTTCGAATTGATTTCTACATCCCCAACAATAGTGCCTGATAGCCCTGGGGCTATTACTGGAAGTATTCGTGAAAGTGGACTAATCATTCATATTGGGAAAGAAGTTCCAGGACTTGTTGCAAGCCACATCGAGAAAAAGTTGGTTGATTTATTCCAACCTTTGGGTATCTCTGATTGGAACTCAATATTTTGGGCTGTACACCCTGGTGGGCCTGCAATTTTGGATCAAATTGAGGCCACACTAGGACTTAAGCATGAAAAGCTGCTTGCAACAAGACATGTGCTCGCGGAGTATGGTAATATGTCAAGTGTAACTGTCTTGTTCGCTTTAGATGAGATAAGGAAAAGGTCAATTGAAAATGGGCTTAAAACCACCGGAGATGGGTTGGAATGGGGAGTACTTTTTGGATTTGGTCCTGGGCTTACAATTGAAAGTTTGGTTCTCCACAGTTGCGATGTATGA
- the LOC123221037 gene encoding chalcone synthase-like gives MLGVDQIRKAQRAEGTASILAIGTANPPTYHDQSKFPEIYFNMTDSQHMTELKMKMQRICDRSTIRKRHMYVTNEFVKENPYLREYRAPSLDARQDKAAILIPELGKEAANKAIEEWGQCRSKISHLICCTTMGAFIPGVDYRIVKLLGLNLSVKRLMLYQQGCHGGAIVLRMAKDLAENNKGARVLIVNTEVIFVGMHGPSEDDIDNLVSHSLFADGSAALIVGADPVPNVEKPIFELISTAPTLVPDSPEAITGTVRESGLLMHIGKEVPKLIAGNLQKRLVEAFKPLGITDWNSIFWAAHPGGPAILDQIQAELGLQPNKLRATRQVLAEYGNMSSATVLFILDELRKKSVKDGLKTTGEGFEWGVLFGFGPGVTIETIVLHSVNVA, from the exons ATGCTTGGCGTGGATCAAATTCGCAAGGCTCAACGTGCTGAAGGCACTGCCTCAATCCTGGCAATTGGAACAGCCAATCCTCCGACTTATCATGATCAAAGCAAATTTCcagaaatttatttcaatatgaCCGATAGCCAGCACATGACAGAacttaaaatgaaaatgcaGCGCATAT GTGATAGATCTACGATAAGAAAACGGCATATGTACGTAACAAATGAGTTTGTGAAAGAAAACCCATATTTGCGTGAATATAGGGCGCCATCATTGGATGCAAGACAAGATAAAGCAGCTATACTAATACCAGAGTTGGGCAAGGAAGCTGCAAACAAGGCAATTGAGGAATGGGGCCAATGCAGGTCGAAAATCTCTCACTTAATTTGTTGCACCACTATGGGTGCATTCATTCCTGGGGTTGATTATAGAATTGTCAAGCTATTAGGCCTTAATTTATCTGTTAAGCGACTCATGTTGTATCAACAAGGTTGTCATGGAGGTGCTATTGTACTTCGCATGGCCAAAGACCTTGCTGAGAATAATAAAGGTGCACGTGTTCTCATTGTGAACACTGAGGTAATCTTTGTTGGCATGCATGGCCCTAGTGAGGATGATATTGATAATCTAGTGAGTCATTCTTTGTTTGCTGATGGTTCAGCTGCCCTCATAGTTGGTGCAGATCCAGTGCCTAATGTTGAAAAACCCATCTTTGAACTAATTTCTACAGCCCCAACATTAGTGCCTGATAGTCCTGAGGCTATTACTGGAACTGTTCGCGAGAGTGGACTTTTAATGCATATTGGGAAGGAAGTTCCTAAACTTATCGCTGGTAACCTTCAGAAGAGGTTGGTCGAGGCATTTAAACCACTAGGTATTACTGATTGGAATTCAATCTTTTGGGCTGCACATCCTGGTGGGCCAGCAATTTTGGACCAAATCCAGGCCGAGTTAGGTCTTCAACCAAATAAATTACGTGCAACTAGACAAGTTCTTGCTGAGTATGGTAACATGTCAAGTGCAACTGTACTATTTATTTTAGATGAACTGAGAAAAAAATCAGTTAAAGATGGACTCAAAACCACAGGAGAAGGATTCGAATGGGGAGTGCTTTTTGGATTTGGTCCAGGAGTTACTATCGAAACCATAGTCCTTCACAGTGTCAATGTTGCTTAG